Part of the Sinorhizobium terangae genome is shown below.
GGCAATGAGCGGCGGAGCGCCGTCGATCTCTCTCAATGCCGGGGGATAATCCGGCTCGCCGATCCCGACGAAGACGGCGCCGAACCTGTGCGCCGCCTCGAGCTCTCGTTCCGCATCCGCGATGGTCGCAATGCGAAATGTGCGATCCGAGTCGCCGCGCCGGGAAAGGTCGGGCAGCGCTTCAAGCGCCGCTTCTGCCGTGCCGAAGTGATTGATCAGGTCCCGGAAGGTAGCGGGGCCGACATTGTCGCTGCGAATCAGCCGCAGCCAAGCGATTTTCTGCCGTTCCGTCAGCGCGATTCCTGTGTGTTGGGCGCTGACGTTCAACATTATCCCTTTTCCCCGATCCGGCTTTCCGTGCCGCTAAGCAGTCGCTGGATGTTGGCACGATGCTTGGTCCAGGTGATGACGGTCATGATAGCGAACAGCAGTGCCACTTTTCCATACCCGGTCGCATAAAGCGCAACGGGCACGAGGGCTGTCGCTGTGAGGGCGCTCAGCGACGAGTAACGCGTGATCTTGGCCATGGCGAGCCAGATTGCACCGAAGACGAGCACCATTACCGGTGCAAGGCCCAGCAACACGCCGATATAGGTTGCAACACCCTTGCCGCCCTTGAACGAGAGCCAGACCGGATAGAGATGTCCGAGGAAAGCGGCGAGGCCCGCGGCAAGGCCAGCCTCGATGCCCCACCGAGAGGCGATGGCGGCAGCGGCTGTGCCCTTGAGCGCATCGAGGAGGAGGGTCGCCGCGGCAAGCTTCTTGTTGCCGGTTCGAAGTACGTTCGTGGCGCCGATGTTGCCCGAGCCTATCTGGCGGACGTCACCGAGGCCTGCCATGCGCGTAAGAATGAGGCCGAAGGGGATCGACCCCAGAAGATAGCCGAAGACGAGACATGCAAACGTCGCG
Proteins encoded:
- the plsY gene encoding glycerol-3-phosphate 1-O-acyltransferase PlsY produces the protein MELLSWQLGLPATFACLVFGYLLGSIPFGLILTRMAGLGDVRQIGSGNIGATNVLRTGNKKLAAATLLLDALKGTAAAAIASRWGIEAGLAAGLAAFLGHLYPVWLSFKGGKGVATYIGVLLGLAPVMVLVFGAIWLAMAKITRYSSLSALTATALVPVALYATGYGKVALLFAIMTVITWTKHRANIQRLLSGTESRIGEKG